One window of Drosophila suzukii unplaced genomic scaffold, CBGP_Dsuzu_IsoJpt1.0 scf_27, whole genome shotgun sequence genomic DNA carries:
- the Pp1-Y1 gene encoding serine/threonine-protein phosphatase PP1-alpha: MSKWLFRRRSQMLEKYLDDMIASLLSWKIDRRMTVPESDLVKLLKQARQVLMSEPMLLTVEAPVNVLGDIHGQYNDLLRYFETSGHPPTKRYLMLGDYVDRGKYSVETLTLLLAYKVRYPMSIHLLRGNHESAAINRFYGFYDECKRRFTIRLWRMFVDCYDCLPVAAIINSKIFCCHGGLSPSLHDMNDIQHLQRPAEVDRNGLLCDLLWSDPDPTAVGWGKNSRGVSFTFGVDIVEAFLTRFSFDLICRAHQVVEDGYEFFAKRQLITVFSAVNYCGEFDNAGAMMCVDAELNITLVVMKPKRRVDVSTKPVVEKIPDQM, encoded by the coding sequence ATGTCCAAATGGTTGTTTCGTCGCCGATCCCAAATGCTCGAAAAGTACTTGGACGACATGATAGCATCGCTGCTTAGCTGGAAGATCGACAGAAGGATGACGGTGCCTGAATCAGATCTTGTGAAATTGTTGAAGCAAGCTCGCCAAGTTCTAATGTCAGAACCAATGCTGCTAACTGTTGAGGCCCCTGTTAACGTCCTTGGCGATATTCATGGTCAGTATAATGACCTCTTGCGATATTTTGAGACTTCTGGACACCCGCCAACTAAGCGGTATTTAATGCTCGGCGACTATGTGGACAGAGGAAAGTATTCAGTAGAGACCCTTACTCTCTTGTTGGCCTACAAAGTGCGTTATCCGATGAGCATTCATTTACTGCGGGGAAATCATGAGTCTGCAGCTATTAATCGCTTCTATGGTTTTTATGATGAGTGCAAAAGGCGCTTCACAATACGCCTGTGGCGGATGTTTGTTGATTGTTATGACTGCCTGCCAGTGGCTGCCATTATAAACTCAAAGATCTTTTGCTGCCATGGAGGCCTGAGCCCATCTCTTCACGATATGAACGATATTCAACATTTACAAAGGCCAGCGGAAGTAGACAGGAACGGACTTCTTTGCGACCTGCTTTGGTCCGATCCGGATCCAACAGCCGTTGGTTGGGGCAAGAACTCACGCGGAGTTAGTTTCACCTTTGGGGTTGATATCGTAGAGGCGTTTCTCACACGATTTAGCTTCGATTTGATATGTCGTGCTCACCAGGTTGTTGAAGATGGCTACGAATTTTTTGCCAAACGACAACTAATCACTGTTTTCTCGGCCGTCAATTATTGCGGAGAGTTTGACAATGCCGGGGCGATGATGTGTGTAGACGCCGAGCTCAATATTACACTAGTTGTGATGAAACCTAAGAGACGGGTAGACGTATCGACCAAACCTGTTGTTGAAAAGATTCCAGATCAAATGTGA